The following coding sequences lie in one Fusarium poae strain DAOMC 252244 chromosome 1, whole genome shotgun sequence genomic window:
- a CDS encoding hypothetical protein (BUSCO:31443at5125) yields MSSNGFAPNGLAMPTGGLAARRGSQNPKPLAVDVNSQPKDRDSGVPTPRTSRSHLLAGLRTAPKSATAASFGPQSPTTGPQQQYARNSMAGNAYGMGQDKTYNAPKTAYPQYGSQNNYNQSVGQQYTVDQILSPPELLEEQDPSLYNQLVATNLYLAQQQQHLQQQLLSVQNATQQFRQLNLSNPQLIQQQHALYEQQQQLQNMQQQIQLRAALSQQQQQQAQQQQQQQIYYFNPMTNEYFIPTHQQQQQVQAAQLYNEQPSTPGFSGFQQHLQQHHQSTPSVQVSPPAESQPFSFRSNSPPKRYESPVEVTPLPPPSANAFRRGHKKVSSLAPVNSAIAAAMSSDAAPRSAGPKTSTFPMTPMTGGYGPGQARAGEHPIRQPRGPPSLDELKQKPTSKYEGSKNFSARTRRSAVSNLVRAGLERRKGTGSSCGSMSPVSETAEESSTPITDNESDSGRSGSGSLAGDMECPSSRTSASGSWGAIGSDRPSSRQKTRKSVDSIESVSSNGESESNSFADVFKNGALRAAKAQDSDNQRKAHRRVFTKSTPSA; encoded by the coding sequence ATGTCTTCCAACGGTTTCGCTCCCAACGGCCTCGCCATGCCCACTGGCGGCCTAGCTGCTCGACGCGGCAGCCAAAACCCCAAGCCTCTCGCGGTTGATGTCAATAGCCAACCCAAGGACAGGGACTCTGGTGTTCCCACCCCTCGCACTAGCCGCTCCCACCTTCTCGCTGGTCTTAGGACCGCCCCCAAGTCCGCTACTGCTGCTTCGTTCGGCCCTCAGTCTCCTACGACTGGCCCTCAGCAGCAGTACGCCCGGAACTCCATGGCTGGAAATGCCTATGGCATGGGCCAGGACAAGACTTACAACGCTCCTAAGACGGCTTACCCCCAGTACGGTTCTCAAAACAACTACAACCAGTCGGTAGGTCAGCAGTACACTGTTGATCAGATCCTGTCGCCTCCTGAGCTCTTGGAAGAGCAGGACCCAAGCTTGTACAATCAGCTTGTGGCTACCAATCTCTACCtggctcagcagcagcagcatctcCAACAGCAGCTCTTGAGCGTGCAGAATGCGACCCAGCAGTTCCGACAACTCAACCTCAGCAACCCTCAGCTCATTCAACAGCAGCATGCCCTGTacgagcagcagcagcaactaCAAAATATGCAACAGCAGATCCAGCTCCGCGCTGCCCTAagccaacagcagcaacagcaagctcagcaacagcagcagcagcagatcTACTACTTCAACCCCATGACCAACGAGTACTTCATCCCTACCcaccagcagcaacagcaggtCCAAGCCGCACAGCTTTACAACGAGCAGCCCTCCACCCCCGGTTTCAGTGGGTTTCAGCAACATCTCCAGCAACACCACCAGAGCACACCCTCGGTGCAGGTTTCGCCTCCTGCTGAATCACAGCCCTTCTCTTTCCGCAGCAACTCACCACCCAAGCGGTACGAGTCTCCTGTGGAGGTgactcctcttcctcctccctcAGCCAATGCCTTCCGCCGTGGTCATAAGAAGGTCTCTTCTCTGGCTCCCGTTAACAGCGCTATCGCTGCTGCCATGTCGTCCGACGCTGCTCCTAGGTCTGCTGGTCCCAAGACCTCCACTTTCCCCATGACCCCCATGACTGGTGGATATGGACCTGGTCAGGCTCGTGCTGGAGAGCATCCTATTCGCCAACCTCGTGGTCCTCCTTCTCTTGACGAGCTCAAGCAGAAGCCCACCTCGAAGTATGAGGGAAGCAAGAACTTTTCCGCCCGCACTCGTCGTTCTGCTGTCTCCAACCTCGTCCGTGCCGGTCTAGAGCGTCGTAAGGGCACTGGCAGCTCTTGTGGTAGCATGAGCCCAGTTTCCGAGACTGCTGAGGAGTCATCAACTCCTATTACTGATAACGAGTCTGACTCTGGCCGCAGCGGATCCGGCAGCCTCGCAGGTGACATGGAATGCCCTAGCTCACGCACATCTGCCAGTGGAAGCTGGGGTGCTATCGGCTCTGACCGTCCCAGCTCACGCCAGAAGACGCGCAAGAGTGTCGACAGCATTGAGAGTGTCAGTTCCAACGGCGAGAGTGAGAGCAACTCTTTCGCTGATGTGTTTAAGAACGGCGCTCTGCGAGCTGCCAAGGCACAAGATTCGGACAACCAGCGCAAGGCACACAGGCGGGTTT
- a CDS encoding hypothetical protein (BUSCO:1827at5125), with the protein MVPERQYHGNGRPAMASRERSVPGTPSRKEKIRESSALQDPGLKDYRLGECLGKGAFGSVYKAFNWGNGEAVAVKQIKLADLPKSELRMIESEIDLLKNLHHDNIVKYIGFVKSDDCLNIILEYCENGSLHSICKAYGKFPENLVGVYMTQVLQGLQYLHEQGVIHRDIKGANILTTKDGTVKLADFGVSTSTLAGGQDKEAQVVGTPYWMAPEIIQLSGASSASDIWSVGCTVIELLQGKPPYHNLAAMPALFAIVNDDHPPLPEGISAAARDFLMQCFQKDPNLRVSARKLLRHAWITGCRRTEAPVSRKPANFSDAVEEVKQWNKALKSSEPNLRASLGSETTPSAPKFHGGTPAKGSLSLAKLRPGAGAFSKPELADDDNWDDDFATSISPSALHLPHLKPQDNFGGLLSSDRLKAFASINDGRNESNTYDDDFEGELMTIKGLGQWQDSSDLQEQTIRPTPRKSTKPSEPVKAHSRNKSSTSKAVGGGRTKSPTKSHLNNKFELPLRPDLAYREQSVDDFSDLFVDNDNVFTHNVNQAVRRNSRQSDAPQLFHPSDLTSLPRSMQETGSGSMKKKLLSRPSVLPDAPMRRTRSGIEIQKFAEDDDEDFSDVFGPESSIAEKEESEKGSEDGGLMLMSRVSSSSWLGDEEDEDDPFAYMDPGWDEMDLEANIARDRHARLAVRVEDLVRSLKTTEGDDALAEFSEDLLALLWENSEVKNLIISAHGLLPILEILEPCTVKSKQYMILQLLKVVNAIILDDVEIQENLCFVGGIPIITKFAARQYSDEIRLEAAAFVRQMYQTSTLTLQMFVSAGGLNVLVEFLDEDYDATRDLVLIGVNGIWNVFELQGPTPKNDFCRIFSRSKILYPLALVLHRVVDEDEEDEDGLGELVEGRIVNIFYLFSQAENYVKEVIADRQVLKSVLKDLRLMTPIHQITMLKFIKNLSMLSTTIESLHSADAIEFLIDLLSSSMKKGQTHFREISNQVLNTLFNLCRLSKERQEDAAVHGIIPLLLKIMQTDRPPKEFALPILCDMAHSGSKGRRFLWQNKGLNFYVSLLTDQYWQVTALDAILVWLQEETANVESHLADGGFTRAIISCFSTNRVNAFDSNLLEPLLKLLRLSPSVAASLAKPEMFAGIAQRLGHKKAVVRLNLLRLVRTIMDACEPLGSGDGTRSLNSSQVRSLMASIQTLAEKDTAVLVRNLASELVRSNIDTTVRPSESAASAVPSSSSSRRGGSRRNNSYTPPSLQTSVSAGPQTPTHRNRASLANNAFVEVAASPRRSAAVEREREGMIYRPRSRDGPTGIPRRISGEFAPVKSRLPRTSLVTSSSSRAAVGINANGNSPALSSRNDISMGARSDSSLSNKENVGRAPGSRDGIGSRDSSSSLASPGLSGVPERAGIISKRRSRMPTEPKWT; encoded by the exons ATGGTGCCCGAGCGGCAGTACCATGGCAATGGCCGTCCCGCCATGGCCTCTCGCGAGCGATCTGTGCCTGGCACACCTTCACGGAAAGAGAAGATTCGAGAGAGCTCTGCCCTACAAGATCCAGGTCTAAAAGATTAT CGCTTAGGTGAATGCCTTGGGAAAGGTGCTTTCGGATCCGTATATAAAGCCTTCAACTGGGGCAATGGTGAGGCAGTTGCTGTAAAGCAGATAAAACTTGCAGACCTGCCCAAGAGTGAGTTGCGCATGATCGAG AGTGAAATCGATCTTCTCAAGAACCTTCAT CATGACAATATTGTCAAGTACATCGGTTTCGTCAAATCCGATGACTGTCTTAACATCATTCTTGA ATACTGTGAAAATGGTTCTCTACATTCAATTTGCAAGGCGTACGGCAAGTTTCCTGAGAATCTAGTCGGGGTTTACATGACGCAGGTCCTACAGGGACTGCAATACCTCCACGAGCAGGGTGTTATACACAGAGATATCAAGGGCGCCAACATTCTTACTACGAAAGATGGCACGGTGAAACTTGCAGATTTCGGAGTGTCTACAAGCACGCTGGCTGGTGGCCAGGATAAGGAGGCACAGGTTGTCGGGACACCTTATTGGATGGCCCCCGAGATCATTCAGCTTTCCGGAGCTAGTTCTGCATCTGACATCTGGAGTGTTggttgcacagtcatcgagCTACTTCAAGGCAAGCCTCCATATCACAACTTGGCTGCTATGCCTGCTCTGTTCGCAATTGTCAATGATGACCACCCCCCACTACCCGAAGGCATCTCTGCA GCTGCCCGAGATTTCTTAATGCAATGCTTCCAGAAAGACCCTAACCTCCGTGTTTCTGCTCGAAAACTGCTTCGTCATGCTTGGATCACAGGATGTCGTCGGACCGAAGCTCCTGTATCACGAAAACCGGCCAACTTCAGTGACGCCGTTGAGGAAGTCAAGCAATGGAACAAAGCTCTAAAATCTTCAGAACCCAACCTCCGAGCATCTCTCGGCTCTGAAACCACGCCTTCAGCACCAAAATTCCATGGTGGAACTCCTGCCAAGGGTTCTCTATCGCTTGCAAAACTTCGACCTGGCGCGGGAGCTTTCAGTAAGCCTGAATTAGCCG ATGATGACAACTGGGACGACGATTTCGCAACATCTATTTCACCAAGTGCGCTGCATCTACCTCATCTCAAGCCGCAAGACAACTTTGGCGGTCTGTTATCAAGCGATCGCTTAAAGGCATTCGCCTCAATAAACGATGGAAGGAACGAAAGTAATACATACGACGACGACTTCGAAGGGGAGTTAATGACCATAAAGGGGCTGGGTCAATGGCAAGACAGCAGTGATCTCCAGGAGCAGACCATCAGACCAACACCAAGAAAATCTACAAAACCATCAGAGCCTGTCAAAGCGCACAGTCGAAACAAATCGAGTACGAGCAAGGCCGTAGGCGGAGGCCGGACCAAATCGCCTACGAAATCCCATCTAAATAATAAGTTCGAGTTACCGTTAAGGCCGGATCTTGCGTACCGAGAACAAAGTGTAGATGACTTTTCGGACCTCTTTGTGGACAACGACAATGTTTTCACTCACAATGTGAATCAGGCTGTGAGAAGA AACTCACGACAGAGTGATGCTCCACAACTGTTTCACCCATCCGATCTTACATCGTTACCAAGGTCGATGCAAGAAACCGGTTCGGGCAGCATGAAGAAGAAACTGTTATCGCGGCCCTCAGTTCTTCCAGATGCGCCAATGCGACGGACACGGTCAGGGATAGAAATCCAGAAATTCgccgaagatgacgacgaagatTTTAGCGACGTTTTCGGACCTGAGTCATCAATAGCGGAGAAAGAGGAGAGTGAGAAGGGATCTGAGGACGGTGGCCTAATGCTTATGTCCCGCGTGTCAAGCAGTTCTTGGCTaggagatgaagaggacgaAGATGATCCTTTTGCATATATGGATCCAGGTTGGGATGAAATGGATTTGGAAGCCAACATTGCCCGAGATCGACATGCCAGGTTAGCAGTAAGGGTGGAGGATCTGGTGAGGTCCCTGAAAACGACAGAGGGCGATGATGCCCTGGCTGAGTTCTCAGAAGATTTG CTTGCTTTACTTTGGGAAAACAGCGAGGTCAAGAATCTAATCATTAGTGCTCACGGGCTGTTGCCAATCCTTGAGATCCTGGAGCCTTGTACTGTCAAAAGCAAACAATACATGATCCTGCAGCTTCTCAAGGTCGTCAACGCA ATTATTTTGGATGATGTTGAAATCCAGGAAAATTTGTGCTTTGTTGGTGGTATTCCTATTATTACCAAGTTTGCTGCAAGACAATATTCGGACGAGATTCGTCTTGAAGCAGCGGCTTTTGTTCGCCAGATGTACCAAACATCGACACTAACACTGCAAATGTTTGTGTCCGCGGGTGGTCTGAACGTACTGGTTGAGTTCCTCGATGAGGACTACGACGCTACTCGAGACCTTGTTCTTATTGGGGTCAACGGTATCTGGAACGTCTTTGAGCTTCAGGGGCCAACCCCCAAGAACGACTTTTGCAGAATCTTCTCACGAAGCAAGATTCTATACCCGTTAGCGCTCGTCCTACATCGAGtcgttgatgaagatgaagaggatgaggacggGCTCGGCGAGCTCGTTGAAGGTCGGATTGTCAACATTTTCTATCTCTTCAGCCAAGCAGAAAACTATGTCAAGGAGGTCATAGCAGATCGGCAAGTATTGAAGAGTGTATTAAAGGACCTGCGTCTCATGACGCCGATCCACCAGATTACGATGCTGAAGTTCATAAAGAACCTTTCTATGCTCTCGACTACGATAGAGTCGCTACACTCAGCCGATGCCATCGAGTTCCTGATCGATCTGCTTAGCTCCAGTATGAAGAAGGGCCAAACGCACTTCCGCGAAATCTCTAACCAGGTCCTCAACACCTTATTTAATCTCTGCCGTCTCAGCAAAGAACGACAAGAGGACGCTGCCGTCCATGGAATTATCCCTCTTCTCCTCAAAATTATGCAGACCGACCGCCCACCGAAGGAATTTGCCCTTCCGATACTCTGTGACATGGCGCACTCGGGATCCAAGGGCCGCAGATTCTTGTGGCAGAACAAGGGTCTCAACTTTTACGTATCGTTACTCACAGATCAGTACTGGCAAGTTACTGCGCTCGATGCCATTCTAGTCTGGCTTCAGGAGGAAACCGCCAATGTAGAATCTCATCTTGCGGACGGCGGTTTCACACGTGCCATTATCAGCTGCTTCAGTACCAACAGAGTCAACGCCTTTGATTCCAACCTGCTAGAACCGCTACTCAAGTTGCTGCGCCTCAGTCCTTCTGTTGCAGCGTCGCTAGCGAAGCCCGAAATGTTTGCCGGTATCGCACAGCGATTGGGTCACAAGAAGGCAGTTGTCCGACTTAATCTCCTCAGGCTGGTAAGAACTATTATGGATGCATGCGAGCCTCTGGGTAGTGGTGATGGAACAAGGTCTCTCAACAGCTCTCAAGTGCGGTCTCTCATGGCTTCTATCCAAACGTTGGCAGAGAAGGATACAGCTGTTCTTGTACGGAACCTCGCATCGGAACTGGTGCGGTCGAATATCGATACCACCGTGAGACCCAGCGAGAGTGCTGCCAGCGCCGTGCCAagttcttcatcatcaagacgGGGAGGATCTCGTCGGAACAACAGCTACACACCTCCCAGCTTGCAGACTTCTGTATCAGCAGGCCCACAAACGCCCACCCACAGAAACCGCGCCAGTCTCGCAAACAACGCCTTTGTCGAGGTAGCAGCCAGTCCGCGGCGATCGGCTGCCGTTGAACGAGAACGGGAAGGAATGATCTACCGGCCAAGAAGTAGGGATGGACCGACCGGTATCCCCCGACGTATTAGCGGCGAGTTCGCTCCCGTGAAAAGTCGCCTTCCTCGCACATCACTGGTTACCTCAAGCAGTTCCAGGGCAGCTGTCGGGATCAACGCCAACGGCAACAGTCCTGCGCTCAGCTCGCGCAATGACATAAGTATGGGTGCTCGCAGCGACAGCAGCTTGAGCAATAAGGAGAACGTAGGCCGCGCGCCGGGCAGCCGAGACGGGATCGGTAGTAGGGACAGCAGTAGTAGTTTGGCGTCGCCTGGCTTGTCAGGAGTGCCAGAACGGGCAGGCATAATAAGCAAGAGACGGAGTCGGATGCCTACAGAACCAAAATGGACATGA
- a CDS encoding hypothetical protein (BUSCO:40525at5125): MGLPLFVAPVESDLPSKAADKTSATAPPRSSIRRTRTTGRVTDRAERRRILRHFESLRQSGLIPGPGDDQSASWDTGFPPDNDLSTRPLRDVLREMNASDEHRRNHVENRLHSLFRDGSSSSANHPESLRDGMTVTSDRFPTRRYPPFLRTAEDYRAMVNANLATQNQISLSPQSATQHNRNIDGLGDRERSLSPEVWDTLLSTLTPDPQPPSAGSSFASIMASQSAGATSGTSFTAPDPAQDTAIDQACESGCEGSETEEPDNTQTILDRFRRRRELLQGARARMSELQSPFNRPTGRDSGAVSSDLRHPRSPDGPMVDHLRRARSIRDRTNHNGYNRARQAWVGHLSVGNSDDEQGPERTRRIQESPATTGNHSYNTEEDWMTMRRIVQSIARREDIPDDWWAGAGVSRTLPGDGTE, translated from the exons ATGGGACTCCC CTTGTTTGTCGCTCCAGTCGAGTCAGATCTCCCATCCAAAGCTGCCGACAAGACAAGTGCAACAGCGCCACCTCGCTCCAGCATCCGTCGCACACGCACTACTGGTCGCGTCACTGACCGCGCCGAACGTCGCAGGATCCTGCGCCATTTTGAATCACTACGACAGTCTGGTCTTATACCTGGCCCAGGTGATGATCAATCTGCATCATGGGACACTGGTTTCCCCCCTGACAACGACCTGTCAACAAGGCCGCTACGCGATGTGCTGAGAGAAATGAACGCATCCGATGAACACAGAAGGAACCATGTCGAAAACCGTCTACATTCGTTATTTAGGGATGGCAGTAGTTCATCCGCAAACCATCCAGAGTCACTTAGGGATGGGATG ACAGTAACATCCGATCGATTCCCAACTCGAAGATATCCTCCGTTCCTGAGGACTGCCGAGGATTACCGCGCAATGGTTAACGCAAATCTTGCCACTCAGAACCAAATCAGTCTCTCACCGCAATCGGCTACTCAACACAACCGAAACATTGATGGGCTAGGCGACCGCGAAAGGAGCCTCAGCCCTGAGGTGTGGGACACACTTCTGTCTACTCTCACCCCTGACCCTCAACCGCCGAGCGCAGGGTCGTCTTTTGCATCAATCATGGCTTCTCAGAGTGCGGGCGCTACCTCAGGTACCTCTTTCACTGCTCCCGACCCAGCCCAGGATACAGCGATAGATCAAGCTTGCGAGTCTGGCTGCGAGGGGTCCGAGACAGAAGAACCCGATAATACGCAAACCATACTAGACCGATTTCGACGACGTCGGGAACTGTTGCAGGGTGCTCGCGCACGGATGTCTGAACTCCAAAGCCCTTTCAACAGACCGACCGGCCGAGACAGCGGTGCAGTTAGCTCTGATTTGAGGCATCCAAGATCCCCGGATGGCCCAATGGTTGATCATTTGAGGCGCGCTAGATCAATCCGAGATCGCACAAACCACAATGGCTATAACCGAGCGCGTCAAGCTTGGGTGGGACACTTATCCGTCGGTAATTCAGATGACGAGCAAGGCCCAGAACGAACAAGACGTATTCAAGAGAGCCCTGCAACAACTGGAAACCACTCGTATAACACAGAAGAAGATTGGATGACCATGCGACGTATCGTACAAAGCATTGCGCGGCGCGAAGATATTCCCGATGACTGGTGGGCTGGGGCTGGCGTCAGTCGAACGCTGCCCGGTGATGGGACGGAATAG
- a CDS encoding hypothetical protein (BUSCO:15175at5125): MSSSQEIKFALSRINRVLKGKRTAGYRDIRLGLDRIKRVIPENQEWKGIHVAGTNGKGSICTFLGAMFRMAGFGYGSFTSPAIPERHNGVLINGLYVNKRMYEMEMKHVEEKWHRIATGWTYQHLDDPKGLSPFEAETATAFRVFNKMHVPYGIVEVGMGGATDATNAMTDKSVTVISKIGLDHQEYLGNTIENIAKVKAGIMRKKVPCIVDHTNSPAVIHVLRQHAREVGTNIILTWKGEPLLMTLNNERWKLESYQVQNLLCAAMAFRQLFPQHPIDLNKLLSSHPFLPGRLETVRVDSPSVETPRDIVVDGAHNMLGIETLFKHVFHRLRKQDPNVPVTWVMGMSASKDKPILEIIDKLVEPHDNFAMVEFTQGPNDPQPAPAHYGTEHARGLVDKPDDQIYDGPPDISAALPWACAKANGGPVVVTGSLYLIRQLFELKDIHRTREPGTRRPGRSQLYRLSQLGRKNRLTSAERREFKEARRHFELSPRQSPIFRRVYEQKPKLRTVTMRLVWRKPTRRIQSKAAFHKHQRRGYLQTIKALKKDMHMANGTENGLISPADTLLARIEDLEKQAEMHREQYDEAMFKLRGYKAVPHMKYMTHREIFGYPKKPKAPTKSPFAAKKKRKTDKPEKKNKKPVMAWKDRSQSFSEELAAAEKQREWSLKEGAKVRAKQEMDAEKADQAEREKDEIFMSKMEAGRRDAGGPGDP; the protein is encoded by the coding sequence ATGTCTTCCTCTCAGGAAATCAAGTTCGCTCTTAGCCGCATCAATCGTGTCCTGAAAGGAAAGAGAACAGCCGGCTACAGAGATATTCGCCTGGGTCTCGATCGTATCAAACGTGTTATTCCAGAAAATCAAGAGTGGAAAGGCATCCATGTCGCTGGAACGAATGGCAAAGGCTCAATATGCACCTTTCTTGGAGCCATGTTCAGGATGGCCGGTTTCGGTTATGGAAGCTTCACATCGCCCGCTATTCCAGAGAGACACAATGGAGTCCTCATAAACGGCCTGTATGTGAATAAACGCATGTACGAGATGGAAATGAAGCACGTTGAGGAGAAGTGGCATCGAATTGCCACTGGCTGGACATATCAACACCTGGACGATCCTAAAGGTCTATCACCATTCGAAGCCGAGACGGCAACAGCATTCCGGGTTTTCAACAAGATGCACGTTCCCTATGGTATTGTCGAGGTTGGTATGGGTGGCGCCACCGATGCGACCAATGCCATGACGGACAAATCAGTCACTGTCATTTCCAAGATTGGCCTTGATCACCAAGAGTACCTCGGCAACACCATCGAAAACATTGCCAAAGTCAAAGCCGGCATTATGCGAAAAAAGGTTCCCTGTATCGTTGACCACACTAACTCTCCTGCTGTCATACATGTTCTCCGACAACATGCCCGGGAAGTAGGTACAAACATTATTCTGACATGGAAAGGCGAACCTCTCCTCATGACCCTCAACAATGAAAGATGGAAGCTTGAGAGTTACCAAGTGCAGAACTTGCTGTGCGCGGCCATGGCCTTCCGTCAACTGTTCCCACAACACCCAATCGACCTCAACAAGCTCTTAAGTTCACATCCTTTCTTGCCGGGTCGATTGGAAACAGTTCGCGTAGATTCGCCTAGTGTCGAGACGCCTCGGGATATCGTGGTTGATGGTGCTCACAACATGCTGGGCATTGAGACGTTGTTCAAACATGTCTTCCACCGTTTACGTAAACAGGATCCAAATGTGCCAGTGACCTGGGTCATGGGCATGTCGGCCAGCAAAGATAAGCCTATATTGGAGATCATCGATAAGCTCGTTGAACCTCATGATAATTTTGCCATGGTCGAATTTACTCAAGGCCCCAATGATCCTCAACCGGCACCCGCCCACTACGGTACTGAGCATGCTAGGGGTCTTGTCGACAAACCCGACGACCAAATTTACGATGGACCTCCCGATATTTCAGCTGCTCTGCCCTGGGCGTGCGCCAAGGCCAATGGTGGGCCGGTGGTTGTGACAGGGAGTCTTTATCTGATTCGACAACTATTTGAGCTTAAGGACATTCATCGAACAAGGGAGCCGGGCACCAGAAGACCTGGACGCTCCCAACTATATCGACTGAGCCAGCTTGGTAGGAAGAATAGACTCACAAGCGCTGAAAGACGTGAGTTCAAGGAAGCCAGGCGGCATTTTGAGCTATCACCTCGTCAAAGCCCGATTTTCCGCCGTGTATATGAACAAAAGCCAAAGTTACGAACAGTAACCATGAGATTGGTGTGGAGAAAGCCAACGCGACGGATTCAAAGCAAGGCTGCATTTCATAAACACCAGAGACGAGGTTATCTGCAGACCATCAAGGCTCTCAAAAAAGATATGCATATGGCAAACGGGACAGAAAATGGACTCATAAGTCCTGCCGATACTCTCCTAGCCCGCATCGAAGACTTGGAGAAACAGGCCGAGATGCATAGAGAACAGTACGACGAAGCTATGTTCAAACTGAGAGGATACAAAGCCGTACCACACATGAAGTACATGACCCATCGCGAAATCTTTGGGTACCCTAAGAAGCCCAAAGCGCCAACCAAGTCTCCCTTCGccgccaagaagaagcggaAGACCGACAAGcctgagaagaagaataagAAGCCTGTTATGGCGTGGAAAGACCGATCTCAGAGTTTCAGTGAAGAGCTTGCCGCTGCCGAGAAACAGCGAGAATGGTCGCTGAAAGAAGGTGCAAAAGTGAGGGCTAAGCAAGAAATGGACGCTGAGAAGGCTGATCAAGCTGAGAGGGAAAAGGATGAGATTTTTATGTCAAAGATGGAAGCTGGAAGAAGAGATGCTGGAGGTCCGGGCGACCCATGA
- a CDS encoding hypothetical protein (SECRETED:SignalP(1-20)~TransMembrane:9 (n8-19c24/25o34-54i66-89o141-160i172-193o205-225i232-249o301-320i361-383o403-421i)~BUSCO:22666at5125), with translation MWWLFKALFSSIFLLSIVLSIPVAFDVGGRDSGLAYSLALFLFYFIYSSLELLTPEKSRSRYFLTGFLRLSQWIIIPTLLIWALGQFAVDAGNTNWVERTVGGLFNSKSTSWREWMFGKDGLIETVTLGTWDNVLRYSGPVFQLLEGFCTLLVIQAAGQLTRWLVNRGRSDTWLIVLLVLSSSTMASAVYFLWRVAQFPQIGNLDATLIGIAMTTAVFLCAFGIGSGRGNPIESSLLFAYIVLCIYQIFTDYLPSENADQIHGEGNSESDIPPLPPAIMASYSTFLHMLGSLPSAVHSSLALLYAAFQTITPSVIISLTYRSLVFYCATRIIPSIRESGAQAMMQEPDWEDSETASKFLGFLSWFSPSILIAVYTSLLLQHFSTSDGPDGWTLRGGDVEGSNWQWANIGLTMVLYGVELYLGSDEHDHWKVD, from the exons ATGTGGTGGCTATTCAAGGCGCTCTTCAGCTCCATCTTCCTGCTCAGCATCGTCCTCTCGATCCCCGTCGCCTTCGATGTCGGCGGTCGCGACAGCGGGCTGGCTTACAGTCTAgccctcttcctcttctactTCATATACTCCAGTCTTGAGCTTCTGACACCTGAAAAGTCACGCTCGCGGTATTTCCTAACTGGGTTCCTACGGCTGTCGCAATGGATCATCATCCCTACCCTCCTCATCTGGGCGTTGGGTCAGTTTGCTGTCGATGCCGGCAACACAAACTGGGTGGAGCGAACAGTCGGTGGTTTGTTCAACTCCAAGAGCACAAGCTGGAGGGAATGGATGTTTGGCAAGGACGGCTTAATCGAGACGGTCACCCTGGGTACATGGGATAATGTGTTACGATATTCGGGACCCGTGTTCCAGCTCTTGGAGGGCTTCTGTACCTTGTTGGTTATCCAGGCTGCAGGACAACTCACCAGGTGGCTTGTTAACCGTGGAAGAAGCGACACTTGGTTG ATTGTCCTTCTGGTCCTCTCCAGCTCTACTATGGCCAGTGCCGTCTATTTCCTCTGGAGGGTCGCACAATTCCCTCAAATTGGCAACCTCGATGCCACCCTCATTGGTATTGCAATGACCACTGCTGTGTTCCTTTGCGCCTTTGGTATTGGCAGTGGTCGCGGCAACCCTATTGAATCATCACTCCTGTTTGCCTACATTGTCCTTTGCATTTACCAAATCTTTACCGACTACCTACCGTCAGAGAACGCCGACCAAATACATGGCGAGGGCAACTCGGAATCCGACATTCCTCCTCTACCACCTGCTATCATGGCATCATACTCGACTTTCCTCCATATGCTAGGTTCATTGCCCTCCGCCGTCCACTCATCATTAGCCCTGCTATATGCGGCCTTCCAGACCATCACACCCTCGGTCATCATCTCCCTGACATATCGCTCATTGGTGTTCTACTGCGCTACACGCATCATCCCTTCAATTCGCGAATCAGGCGCCCAAGCTATGATGCAGGAGCCTGATTGGGAGGACTCTGAGACTGCCAGCAAATTCCTGGGATTCCTCAGCTGGTTCTCGCCTTCAATTTTAATAGCAGTTTACACGAGTCTACTCCTGCAACATTTTTCCACCAGCGACGGTCCCGACGGCTGGACATTAAGAGGGGGCGATGTCGAGGGCAGCAACTGGCAATGGGCTAACATCGGACTGACCATGGTGTTGTACGGTGTCGAGCTCTACCTTGGCTCTGATGAGCACGATCACTGGAAGGTCGATTAA